In the Leishmania mexicana MHOM/GT/2001/U1103 complete genome, chromosome 31 genome, one interval contains:
- a CDS encoding putative ATP-dependent RNA helicase, with translation MYKNQVQLQPQLQPQPQPQPQPQPQPQPQEPAAVAGAMGGYGGYQQQNRQYGGGNRVFNDVQGAYGGGFNRNGGGGGLRGGFGGFGGGARGPQREFMGNNHYHREEKSEEEIFKEHTPGINFDQYEAIKVSITPNDVEPAESFATMALAPALAENVNRCRYQKPTPVQKYGIPCVLNGSDLMACAQTGSGKTAAYLIPAINFMLVNNLNRSKPTNSQSAPSALVLSPTRELSIQIYEEGRKFTYRTGIRCVVVYGGADPRHQIHELTRGCGLLVATPGRLSDMFTRGYTRYSDVRFLVLDEADRMLDMGFEPQIRAIVQGPDSDMPPPGERQTLLYSATFPKEIQQMAREFLYHHHFLQVGRVGSTTENITQDVRWVEDVDKRGCLLEVLKEHQGERVLVFVEKKRDADYLERYLRQSRIPCSSIHGDRVQREREEALDIFKSGVCRVLVATDVASRGLDIPNVAVVVQYDLPSNIDDYVHRIGRTGRAGKRGTALSFFNDKNRNIVDDLIPLLRETNQTVLPEVQALAKKPNVQNQPRGRGRGGFRSGGFGGGFGGGYGGGYGGRGGYRGGGGFGGGYGGGYGGGFGGNNGGYRPRGGYGGGGYGGGYGGDRNMRSDVFGQ, from the coding sequence ATGTATAAGAATCAGGTGCAACTTCaaccgcagctgcagccgcagccgcagccgcagccgcagccacagccgcagccacagccacaGGAacccgctgctgtcgctggtgCGATGGGCGGCTACGGCGGCTATCAACAACAGAACCGCCagtacggcggcggcaaccgcGTCTTCAACGATGTTCAAGGCGCCTACGGAGGCGGCTTCAAtcgcaacggcggcggtggcggcctccgcggcggcttcggcggcttcggcggtggtgcgcgaggCCCGCAGCGCGAGTTCATGGGCAACAATCACTATCACCGCGAGGAGAAGTCCGAGGAGGAGATCTTCAAGGAGCACACTCCGGGTATCAACTTTGACCAGTACGAGGCGATTAAGGTGTCCATCACTCCAAATGACGTGGAGCCGGCGGAGTCGTTTGCCACGATGGCGCTCGCCCCGGCACTGGCGGAGAACGTGaaccgctgccgctaccAGAAGCCGACCCCCGTGCAGAAGTACGGCATTCCGTGTGTGCTGAACGGCAGCGATCTGATGGCATGCGCCCAGACTGGCTCTGGTAAGACTGCCGCTTACCTCATCCCGGCCATCAACTTCATGCTGGTCAACAACCTCAACCGCTCCAAGCCCACGAACAGCCAATCCGCCCCGTCCGCGCTGGTGCTGTCGCCAACGCGCGAGCTGTCCATTCAGATTTACGAGGAGGGCCGCAAGTTCACGTACCGCACTGGTATTCGCTGCGTTGTCGTGTACGGCGGGGCGGACCCGCGCCACCAGATCCACGAGCTGACCCGCGGCTGTGGTTTGCTGGTGGCAACGCCGGGCCGTCTGTCTGACATGTTCACCCGCGGCTACACCCGCTACTCGGACGTCCGCTTCCTCGTACTGGATGAGGCTGACCGCATGCTCGATATGGGCTTTGAGCCGCAGATCCGCGCGATCGTCCAGGGCCCGGATAGCgacatgccgccgccgggtgAGCGCCAGACGCTGCTGTACTCAGCCACCTTCCCGAAGGAGATTCAGCAGATGGCCCGTGAGTTCCtgtaccaccaccacttcctGCAGGTTGGTCGTGTGGGCTCAACCACCGAGAACATCACCCAGGATGTGCGCTGGGTCGAAGACGTGGACAAGCGCGGCTGCCTGCTGGAGGTGCTAAAGGAGCACCAGGGCGAGCGTGTCCTCGTGTTCGTGGAGAAGAAGCGCGACGCCGACTACCTGGAGCGCTACCTGCGTCAGAGCCGCATCCCCTGCTCCTCCATCCACGGCGACCGCGTGCAACGCGAGCGTGAGGAGGCTCTCGACATCTTCAAGAGTGGTGTCTGCCGCGTGCTGGTCGCAACCGACGTGGCATCGCGTGGTCTCGATATCCCCAacgtcgcggtggtggttcAGTACGACCTGCCCAGCAACATCGATGACTACGTGCACCGCATCGGCCGTACGGGTCGTGCCGGGAAGCGGGGTACGGCACTCTCCTTCTTCAACGACAAGAATCGCAACATCGTCGATGACCTGATCCCGCTCCTGCGCGAAACGAACCAAACGGTGCTGCCAGAGGTGCAGGCGCTGGCCAAGAAGCCCAACGTGCAGAATCAGCCTCGCGGTCGCGGCCGTGGTGGCTTCCGCAGTGGCGGCTTCGGCGGCGGTTTCGGTGGCGGCTACGGTGGTGGCTACGGCGGTCGCGGCGGAtaccgcggtggcggcggctttGGTGGCggctacggcggcggctaCGGTGGTGGCTTTGGCGGCAACAACGGCGGCTACCGTCCCCGCGGCGgctacggcggcggtggctaCGGTGGTGGCTACGGGGGTGACCGCAACATGCGATCTGACGTCTTTGGTCAGTAG
- a CDS encoding putative 60S ribosomal protein L17: MTHYSRKPQVSSKSAKAKVSDLRCHYKNTFETANVINGMPLRKAQQLYRQVLAKTRCIPFKRYNGKIGRTAQAKEWGQTKGRWPRKSVVAMMSLLKNAEANAIEKGLDPNQMVIKHVQVDQAARMRRRTYRAHGRITPYMCSPCHVQLFMSEKKERVPAPKSAPKK; the protein is encoded by the coding sequence ATGACGCACTACTCCCGAAAGCCGCAGGTGTCGTCGAAGAGCGCCAAGGCGAAGGTTAGCGACCTCCGCTGCCACTACAAGAACACCTTCGAGACCGCGAATGTGATCAACGGCATGCCGCTCCGCAAGGCTCAGCAGCTGTACCGCCAGGTGCTCGCCAAGACCCGCTGCATCCCGTTCAAGCGCTACAACGGCAAGATCGGCCGCACCGCTCAGGCAAAGGAGTGGGGCCAGACCAAGGGCCGCTGGCCGCGCAAGTCCGTCGTGGCGATGATGTCGCTGCTCAAGAACGCCGAGGCCAACGCCATCGAGAAGGGTCTTGACCCCAACCAGATGGTCATCAAGCACGTCCAGGTGGACCAGGCtgcccgcatgcgccgccgcacgtaCCGTGCCCACGGCCGCATCACGCCATACATGTGCAGCCCCTGCCACGTGCAGCTGTTCATGTCGGAGAAGAAGGAGCGCGTCCCGGCCCCGAAGAGCGCCCCCAAGAAGTAA